From the Kitasatospora viridis genome, one window contains:
- a CDS encoding DUF397 domain-containing protein, with translation MSADHGISWRKSSYSGAGGNNCVEVADGLTSLLPVRDSKDPNGPALTFAADAWSSFVSALKAGDL, from the coding sequence ATGAGCGCGGACCACGGCATCTCGTGGCGTAAGTCGAGCTACAGCGGCGCCGGGGGCAACAACTGCGTCGAAGTTGCAGACGGCCTAACGAGCTTGCTCCCGGTTCGCGACTCCAAGGACCCCAACGGCCCGGCCCTCACCTTCGCCGCTGACGCCTGGTCATCCTTCGTCTCCGCACTGAAGGCCGGCGACCTCTAG
- a CDS encoding helix-turn-helix domain-containing protein codes for MRENGFGQWKFGWRFFGAELKFHREQMGLTQQDLGKLVFCTGSFIGQLENAVRRPLPEMAAKLDEVLKTNGLFARMCKRLENDSPYDDYFAAAAELEKSATMITEYSGQVIPGLFQTESYARELNRVAFPFLTKGEINALVAMRMARSEIYTAPERATRPKLWVTIDEAAIRRIIGSREEMALQLDHLVHLSEESAILLQVVPFSAGAHSLLEGNLKLMAFADAPPVAYQEGPSYGQLIDDPVAVADLEMRYSLLTARAHSFDESLGLVKSVAKGLRT; via the coding sequence GTGAGGGAGAACGGGTTCGGTCAGTGGAAGTTCGGCTGGCGGTTCTTCGGCGCGGAGTTGAAGTTCCACCGGGAGCAAATGGGGCTGACCCAGCAGGATTTGGGCAAGCTGGTGTTCTGCACCGGCTCGTTCATCGGCCAACTTGAGAACGCCGTGCGGCGGCCGCTACCTGAGATGGCGGCGAAGCTTGACGAGGTGCTGAAGACCAACGGGCTCTTCGCCCGGATGTGCAAGAGGCTGGAGAACGACTCGCCGTACGACGACTACTTCGCAGCCGCTGCGGAGTTGGAAAAGTCGGCGACGATGATCACGGAGTACAGCGGGCAGGTCATTCCAGGGCTCTTCCAGACCGAGAGCTACGCCAGGGAGCTGAACCGAGTAGCCTTCCCGTTCCTCACCAAGGGGGAGATTAACGCCCTCGTAGCCATGCGCATGGCTCGCTCCGAGATCTACACAGCCCCTGAGCGGGCAACAAGGCCGAAGTTGTGGGTCACCATTGACGAGGCGGCCATCCGACGCATCATCGGCAGCCGCGAGGAAATGGCCCTACAGCTTGACCACCTTGTGCATCTGTCCGAGGAGTCCGCCATCCTGCTCCAGGTGGTGCCGTTCTCCGCAGGGGCGCACTCCCTCCTTGAGGGGAACCTCAAGCTCATGGCATTCGCGGATGCGCCTCCGGTGGCTTACCAGGAGGGCCCTTCCTACGGCCAGTTGATCGATGATCCAGTCGCGGTTGCTGACCTTGAGATGCGCTACAGTCTCCTTACGGCCAGGGCACATTCCTTCGACGAGTCCCTGGGGCTGGTCAAGTCAGTCGCGAAGGGACTACGCACATGA
- a CDS encoding ATP-binding protein: MPASTRSPAHARRVVRDVLSRVKGGQRFAEHGSLLVTELVTNAVLHGARRGTLIYLRVVLTDTLLLEVHDIGAGLPVPRADLPADATCGRGLLLVQRLALRWGCRPRGEGYLGKAVWCECAPAEEA; the protein is encoded by the coding sequence TTGCCCGCCAGCACCCGTTCCCCCGCCCACGCCCGCCGCGTCGTCCGTGACGTCCTCTCCCGCGTCAAGGGCGGCCAGCGGTTCGCCGAGCACGGATCGCTGCTGGTCACGGAGCTCGTCACCAACGCCGTCCTGCACGGCGCCAGGCGCGGCACCTTGATCTACCTCAGGGTAGTGCTCACCGACACGCTGCTCCTCGAAGTCCACGACATCGGCGCCGGCCTGCCCGTTCCCCGTGCGGACCTCCCGGCCGACGCCACCTGCGGGCGCGGCCTGTTGCTCGTCCAACGGCTCGCGCTGCGCTGGGGCTGCCGGCCCCGGGGTGAGGGCTACCTCGGGAAGGCGGTGTGGTGCGAGTGCGCTCCGGCGGAGGAGGCATAG
- a CDS encoding ATP-dependent Clp protease ATP-binding subunit encodes MFERFTDRARRVVVLAQEEARMLNHNYIGTEHILLGLIHEGEGVAAKALESLGISLEAVRQQVEEIIGQGQQAPSGHIPFTPRAKKVLELSLREALQLGHNYIGTEHILLGLIREGEGVAAQVLVKLGADLNRVRQQVIQLLSGYQGGGKESATAGGPAEGTPSTSLVLDQFGRNLTQAARETKLDPVIGREKEIERVMQVLSRRTKNNPVLIGEPGVGKTAVVEGLAQAIVKGEVPETLKDKQLYTLDLGALVAGSRYRGDFEERLKKVLKEIRTRGDIILFIDELHTLVGAGAAEGAIDAASILKPMLARGELQTIGATTLDEYRKHLEKDAALERRFQPIQVAEPSLPHTIEILKGLRDRYEAHHRVSITDAALVAAATLADRYISDRFLPDKAIDLIDEAGSRMRIRRMTAPPDLREFDEKIAAVRREKESAIDAQDFEKAASLRDDEKQLLNAKAKREKEWKAGDMDVVAEVDEELIAEVLATATGIPVFKLTEEESSRLLRMEDELHKRVIGQKDAIKALSQAIRRTRAGLKDPKRPGGSFIFAGPSGVGKTELSKTLAEFLFGDEDALISLDMSEFSEKHTVSRLFGSPPGYVGYEEGGQLTEKVRRKPFSVVLFDEVEKAHPDIFNSLLQILEDGRLTDSQGRVVDFKNTVIIMTTNLGTRDISKGFGLGFAATGDTQTGYERMKAKVGEELKQHFRPEFLNRVDDIVVFHQLSEEDIIQIVDLMIDKVDSRLKDRDMGLELSIEAKKLLAKRGYDPLLGARPLRRTIQREIEDHLSEKILFGELRAGHIVVVGVEGEGKEAKFTFRGEEKSAVADTPAAVAATGPDLTK; translated from the coding sequence ATGTTCGAGAGGTTCACCGACCGCGCGCGGCGGGTTGTCGTCCTGGCTCAGGAAGAAGCCCGGATGCTCAACCACAACTACATCGGCACCGAGCACATCCTCCTGGGCCTGATCCACGAGGGCGAGGGTGTCGCCGCTAAGGCCTTGGAGAGCCTCGGGATCTCTCTTGAGGCGGTCCGCCAGCAGGTCGAGGAGATCATCGGGCAGGGCCAGCAGGCCCCGTCCGGCCACATCCCCTTCACCCCCCGGGCCAAGAAGGTCCTGGAGCTGTCGCTCCGCGAGGCCCTTCAGCTCGGCCACAACTACATCGGCACCGAGCACATCCTGCTCGGCCTCATCCGCGAGGGCGAGGGCGTCGCCGCCCAGGTCCTGGTGAAGCTGGGTGCCGATCTCAACCGGGTGCGGCAGCAGGTCATCCAGCTGCTCTCCGGTTACCAGGGCGGCGGCAAGGAGTCCGCCACCGCGGGCGGCCCCGCCGAGGGCACCCCCTCCACCTCCTTGGTCCTCGACCAGTTCGGCCGCAACCTCACGCAGGCCGCCCGCGAGACCAAGCTCGACCCGGTGATCGGGCGCGAGAAGGAGATCGAGCGGGTCATGCAGGTGCTGTCCCGCCGCACCAAGAACAACCCGGTGCTGATCGGTGAGCCCGGTGTCGGCAAGACCGCCGTCGTGGAGGGCCTGGCCCAGGCGATCGTCAAGGGCGAGGTCCCGGAGACGCTCAAGGACAAGCAGCTCTACACACTTGACCTCGGTGCCCTGGTGGCCGGCTCCCGCTACCGCGGTGACTTCGAGGAGCGCCTGAAGAAGGTGCTCAAGGAGATCCGCACCCGCGGCGACATCATCCTGTTCATCGACGAGCTGCACACCCTGGTCGGCGCGGGCGCCGCCGAGGGCGCGATCGACGCCGCCAGCATCCTCAAGCCGATGCTGGCCCGCGGCGAGCTGCAGACCATCGGTGCCACCACGCTCGACGAGTACCGCAAGCACCTGGAGAAGGACGCCGCGCTGGAGCGCCGCTTCCAGCCGATCCAGGTCGCCGAGCCGTCGCTGCCGCACACCATCGAGATCCTCAAGGGTCTGCGCGACCGGTACGAGGCCCACCACCGGGTCTCCATCACGGACGCCGCCCTGGTCGCCGCCGCGACGCTGGCCGACCGGTACATCTCGGACCGCTTCCTGCCGGACAAGGCCATCGATCTGATCGACGAGGCCGGTTCGCGGATGCGCATCCGCCGGATGACCGCGCCGCCGGACCTGCGCGAGTTCGACGAGAAGATCGCCGCGGTGCGCCGGGAGAAGGAGAGCGCGATCGACGCGCAGGACTTCGAGAAGGCCGCCTCGCTGCGTGACGACGAGAAGCAGCTCCTGAACGCGAAGGCGAAGCGCGAGAAGGAGTGGAAGGCCGGCGACATGGACGTCGTCGCGGAGGTGGACGAGGAGCTCATCGCCGAGGTCCTGGCCACCGCGACCGGCATCCCGGTCTTCAAGCTGACCGAGGAGGAGTCCTCCCGGCTGCTGCGCATGGAGGACGAGCTGCACAAGCGCGTCATCGGCCAGAAGGACGCCATCAAGGCGCTCTCGCAGGCCATCCGGCGCACGCGTGCGGGCCTCAAGGACCCGAAGCGCCCCGGTGGGTCGTTCATCTTCGCCGGCCCGTCCGGCGTCGGTAAGACCGAGCTGTCCAAGACGCTGGCCGAGTTCCTGTTCGGCGACGAGGACGCGCTGATCTCCCTCGACATGTCGGAGTTCAGCGAGAAGCACACCGTCTCCCGGCTGTTCGGCTCCCCGCCCGGATACGTGGGCTACGAGGAGGGCGGCCAGCTCACCGAGAAGGTGCGCCGCAAGCCGTTCTCGGTCGTCCTCTTCGACGAGGTCGAGAAGGCCCACCCGGACATCTTCAACTCGCTGCTGCAGATCCTGGAGGACGGTCGCCTGACCGACTCCCAGGGCCGAGTGGTGGACTTCAAGAACACCGTCATCATCATGACCACCAACCTGGGCACCCGGGACATCTCGAAGGGCTTCGGCCTGGGCTTCGCGGCCACCGGGGACACCCAGACCGGGTACGAGCGGATGAAGGCGAAGGTCGGCGAGGAGCTCAAGCAGCACTTCCGCCCCGAGTTCCTGAACCGTGTCGATGACATCGTCGTCTTCCACCAGCTGTCGGAAGAGGACATCATCCAGATCGTCGACCTGATGATCGACAAGGTGGACTCCCGGCTCAAGGACCGCGACATGGGCCTGGAGCTCAGCATCGAGGCCAAGAAGCTGCTGGCCAAGCGCGGCTACGACCCGCTGCTCGGTGCCCGTCCGCTGCGCCGCACCATCCAGCGCGAGATCGAGGACCACCTGTCCGAGAAGATCCTCTTCGGCGAACTGCGCGCCGGCCACATCGTGGTCGTCGGCGTCGAGGGCGAGGGCAAGGAAGCGAAGTTCACCTTCCGCGGCGAGGAGAAGTCGGCCGTGGCCGACACCCCGGCCGCGGTGGCGGCGACGGGTCCTGACCTGACGAAGTAA
- a CDS encoding histone-like nucleoid-structuring protein Lsr2, producing MAQRVQVILEDDLDGGSADETVTFALDGVAYEIDLKSGNAEKLRNLLAPYVEKGRKQSGRLTSARRTSGRAAARPASGSADTAKIRTWAKDNGFTVNDRGRVPSNVREAYEAAQAAS from the coding sequence GTGGCACAGAGGGTGCAGGTCATTCTTGAAGACGATCTCGACGGCGGTTCGGCGGACGAGACGGTGACGTTCGCCCTCGACGGCGTTGCCTACGAGATCGACCTGAAGTCCGGCAACGCGGAGAAGCTGCGCAACCTGCTCGCTCCGTACGTCGAAAAGGGCCGCAAGCAGAGCGGCCGGCTCACCAGCGCCCGCCGCACCAGCGGGCGTGCCGCCGCCCGCCCGGCCTCCGGCAGCGCGGACACGGCGAAGATCCGCACGTGGGCGAAGGACAACGGCTTCACCGTGAACGACCGCGGTCGCGTGCCGAGCAACGTGCGCGAGGCCTACGAGGCGGCCCAGGCCGCTTCCTGA
- a CDS encoding amino-acid N-acetyltransferase, with amino-acid sequence MEVTIRRARTSDVRAVRRLIDAYSQDGILLDKPTVTLFESIQEFWVAERDDDGSVVACGALHVMWEDLAEVRTLAVDPVVRGHGIGHVLLEKLLQTARWLGVRRIFCLTFEVPFFAKHGFVEIGETDDGTTDPGVIATEVYEELLRSYDEGVAEFLDLERVKPNTLGNSRMLLHL; translated from the coding sequence ATGGAGGTCACCATCCGCCGGGCGCGGACCAGTGATGTACGGGCCGTGCGGCGGCTCATCGACGCCTACTCGCAGGACGGCATTCTGCTCGACAAGCCCACAGTCACACTGTTCGAATCCATCCAGGAGTTCTGGGTGGCCGAACGCGACGACGACGGCAGCGTGGTTGCCTGCGGTGCGCTGCACGTGATGTGGGAGGATCTCGCCGAGGTCCGCACCCTGGCGGTCGATCCGGTCGTGCGCGGTCACGGGATCGGGCACGTCCTGTTGGAGAAGCTGCTGCAGACCGCGCGCTGGTTGGGCGTACGTCGGATTTTCTGCCTGACGTTCGAGGTGCCCTTCTTCGCGAAACACGGCTTCGTCGAGATCGGGGAAACCGATGATGGTACGACAGACCCCGGCGTCATCGCTACGGAAGTGTATGAAGAACTCCTTCGCTCCTACGACGAAGGAGTGGCGGAGTTCCTCGACCTGGAGCGGGTGAAGCCCAACACCCTGGGCAACTCCCGCATGCTGCTGCACCTCTGA
- a CDS encoding BlaI/MecI/CopY family transcriptional regulator — translation MVRPLGELENAVMTRVWEWNRPVTVREVLLDLRSDREIAYTTVMTVLDKLYRKGWLRRERDGRAYRYAPVATREAYTAALMHEAWATSDNPAAALVHFFGMMSAPQREALADALRVAGPQEPPATR, via the coding sequence ATGGTCCGGCCGCTGGGCGAACTGGAGAACGCCGTGATGACCCGGGTGTGGGAGTGGAACCGCCCGGTCACGGTTCGCGAGGTGCTGCTCGATCTGCGGTCCGATCGCGAAATCGCCTACACGACCGTGATGACCGTGCTCGACAAGCTCTATCGAAAGGGCTGGCTGCGCCGGGAACGCGACGGCCGCGCCTATCGATATGCGCCGGTGGCGACCCGTGAGGCCTACACCGCCGCGCTGATGCACGAGGCCTGGGCGACCAGTGACAATCCGGCCGCCGCGCTGGTGCACTTCTTCGGCATGATGTCGGCCCCGCAGCGCGAGGCGCTGGCGGACGCCCTGCGGGTGGCCGGTCCCCAGGAGCCGCCGGCGACGCGATAA
- the lysX gene encoding bifunctional lysylphosphatidylglycerol synthetase/lysine--tRNA ligase LysX, whose amino-acid sequence MSVQSTPATDDLPEQMRVRREKLDRLREAGIDPYPVGFPRTTTIADLRAKHTGLEADVATGERAGVTGRVVLSRTGGKLCFATLRDGSGDLQVMLSLDKLGEERLAAWKTDIDLGDQVGVEGEVITSKRGELSVLVDSWALTAKCLRPLPDKHKGLTDPEARVRQRYVDLIVNPEAREMLQLRSKVVRSIRNTYEERGYLEVETPMLQPIHGGANARPFVTHINAYDIDLYLRIATELYLKRLVVGGAEKVFEINRNFRNEGADATHNPEFTALESYEAYGDYNTQAELIRAIVINAARDALGTTVVRGTDPHGVEHEIDLAEPWEEISVYPGISQRIGSEVTPDTSVEELRKLCDAAGVPYEKEWGHGQIVLEMIERLLEENAVRPTFLKDYPTEVSPLTRQHRSIAGVAEKWDLVIFGTEIGTAYSELIDPVEQRARLTAQSLLAAGGDVEAMQVDEDFLRALEYAMPPTGGLGLGVDRLIMLLTGKNIRETVLFPLVKPEVTKPESAKPEGKTESGKSEEE is encoded by the coding sequence GTGAGCGTTCAGAGCACCCCCGCGACCGATGACCTCCCCGAGCAGATGCGCGTCCGGCGCGAGAAGCTCGACCGCCTGCGCGAAGCCGGCATCGATCCGTACCCGGTCGGCTTCCCCCGGACCACCACCATCGCCGACCTGCGCGCGAAGCACACCGGCCTGGAGGCCGACGTCGCGACCGGCGAGCGGGCCGGCGTGACCGGCCGGGTGGTGCTCTCGCGCACCGGCGGCAAGCTCTGCTTCGCCACCCTGCGGGACGGTTCGGGCGACCTCCAGGTGATGCTCTCCCTGGACAAGCTGGGCGAGGAGCGGCTGGCGGCCTGGAAGACCGACATCGACCTGGGCGACCAGGTGGGCGTCGAGGGCGAGGTGATCACCTCAAAGCGCGGTGAGCTGAGCGTGCTGGTGGACAGCTGGGCGCTGACCGCCAAGTGCCTGCGCCCGCTGCCGGACAAGCACAAGGGCCTGACCGACCCGGAGGCCCGGGTCCGCCAGCGGTACGTGGACCTGATCGTCAACCCCGAGGCGCGCGAGATGCTGCAGCTGCGCTCCAAGGTGGTGCGCTCGATCCGCAACACCTACGAGGAGCGCGGCTACCTCGAAGTCGAGACCCCGATGCTGCAGCCGATCCACGGCGGCGCGAACGCCCGCCCGTTCGTCACGCACATCAACGCCTACGACATCGACCTCTACCTGCGGATCGCCACCGAGCTCTACCTGAAGCGCCTGGTGGTCGGCGGGGCCGAGAAGGTCTTCGAGATCAACCGGAACTTCCGCAACGAGGGCGCCGACGCGACCCACAACCCGGAGTTCACCGCGCTGGAGTCCTACGAGGCGTACGGCGACTACAACACCCAGGCCGAGCTGATCCGGGCGATCGTGATCAACGCCGCCAGGGACGCGCTGGGCACCACCGTGGTCCGCGGCACCGACCCGCACGGCGTGGAGCACGAGATCGACCTCGCCGAGCCCTGGGAGGAGATCAGCGTCTACCCGGGCATCTCGCAGCGGATCGGCTCCGAGGTCACCCCGGACACCTCGGTGGAGGAGCTGCGCAAGCTCTGCGACGCGGCCGGCGTGCCCTACGAGAAGGAGTGGGGCCACGGCCAGATCGTGCTGGAGATGATCGAGCGGCTGCTGGAGGAGAACGCGGTCCGCCCGACCTTCCTGAAGGACTACCCGACCGAGGTCTCGCCGCTGACCCGCCAGCACCGCTCGATCGCGGGCGTGGCGGAGAAGTGGGACCTGGTGATCTTCGGCACCGAGATCGGCACCGCCTACTCCGAGCTGATCGACCCGGTCGAGCAGCGGGCCCGGCTGACCGCGCAGTCGCTGCTCGCGGCCGGCGGCGACGTCGAGGCGATGCAGGTGGACGAGGACTTCCTGCGCGCGCTGGAGTACGCGATGCCGCCCACCGGCGGGCTCGGCCTCGGGGTCGACCGCCTGATCATGCTGCTCACCGGCAAGAACATCCGCGAGACGGTGCTCTTCCCGCTGGTGAAGCCGGAAGTCACGAAGCCGGAATCCGCGAAGCCGGAGGGCAAGACCGAGTCCGGCAAGTCCGAGGAGGAGTGA
- a CDS encoding type III pantothenate kinase — translation MLLTIDVGNTQTTLGLFEGEEVVEHWRISTDPRRTADELAVLMNGLMGPHAQNVDGLAICSSVPAVLHELREVTRRYYGDVPAVLVAPGVKTGVHVLMDNPKEVGADRIVNALAANHLYGGPCIVVDFGTATTFDAINERGDYVGGAIAPGIEISVDALGVRGAQLRKIELARPRNVIGKNTVEGMQSGVLYGFAGQVDGLVGRMAKELSPTDPEDVQVIATGGLAPLVLGEADSIDVHEPWLTLIGLRLVYERNKPTT, via the coding sequence ATGCTCCTGACCATCGACGTCGGCAACACCCAGACCACGCTCGGCCTGTTCGAGGGCGAGGAGGTCGTCGAACACTGGCGGATCTCCACCGACCCGCGCCGCACCGCCGACGAACTGGCGGTGCTGATGAACGGGTTGATGGGGCCGCACGCCCAGAACGTCGACGGTCTGGCGATCTGCTCCTCGGTGCCCGCGGTGCTGCACGAGCTGCGCGAGGTGACCCGCCGTTACTACGGCGACGTGCCCGCGGTGCTGGTGGCGCCCGGGGTGAAGACCGGGGTGCACGTGCTGATGGACAACCCGAAGGAGGTCGGCGCGGACCGGATCGTCAACGCGCTGGCCGCCAACCACCTGTACGGGGGACCGTGCATCGTGGTCGACTTCGGCACCGCCACCACCTTCGACGCGATCAACGAGCGCGGCGACTACGTGGGCGGCGCGATCGCCCCGGGCATCGAGATCTCGGTGGACGCGCTCGGGGTGCGCGGCGCCCAGCTGCGCAAGATCGAGCTGGCCCGGCCGCGCAACGTGATCGGCAAGAACACCGTGGAGGGCATGCAGTCCGGGGTGCTGTACGGCTTCGCCGGGCAGGTGGACGGGCTGGTCGGCCGGATGGCCAAGGAGCTGTCGCCGACCGACCCGGAGGACGTGCAGGTGATCGCCACCGGCGGGCTGGCCCCGCTGGTGCTCGGCGAGGCGGACTCGATCGACGTGCACGAGCCCTGGCTGACCCTGATCGGGCTGCGGCTGGTCTACGAACGGAACAAGCCCACCACCTGA
- the nadC gene encoding carboxylating nicotinate-nucleotide diphosphorylase, producing MTHTHEELPMADAGCGDGCACGDGEGYETGLDPALAELLEEAGLDPVEVEDIATLALAEDLAGGEDVTSVATVPADAVATADFTAREAGTVAGLRIAEAVVSLICEEEFEVERHVEDGDRVEAGQVLLSVRSRTRDLLTAERSALNLLCHLSGIATATRQWADALEGTGAVVRDTRKTHPGLRALQKYAVRCGGGANHRMALSDAALIKDNHVIAAGGVAEAFLAVRAAYPELPVEVEVDTLEQIPPVLEAGADLILLDNFTVEQLKQAVELVAGRAKLESSGGLTLANAREVAETGVDFLAVGALTHSAPILDIGLDLRS from the coding sequence ATGACCCACACCCACGAGGAACTCCCGATGGCCGATGCGGGCTGCGGGGACGGCTGCGCCTGCGGCGACGGCGAGGGCTACGAGACCGGGCTGGACCCGGCGCTGGCCGAGCTGCTGGAGGAGGCCGGCCTGGACCCGGTCGAGGTCGAGGACATCGCCACCCTGGCGCTGGCCGAGGACTTGGCCGGCGGCGAGGACGTCACCTCGGTGGCGACCGTGCCGGCCGACGCGGTGGCCACCGCCGACTTCACCGCCCGGGAGGCCGGCACGGTGGCCGGCCTGCGGATCGCCGAGGCCGTGGTCTCGCTGATCTGCGAGGAGGAGTTCGAGGTCGAGCGGCACGTCGAGGACGGCGACCGGGTCGAGGCCGGCCAGGTGCTGCTCTCGGTGCGCAGCCGCACCCGCGACCTGCTGACGGCCGAGCGCAGCGCGCTCAACCTGCTCTGCCACCTGTCCGGCATCGCCACCGCGACCCGGCAGTGGGCGGACGCGCTGGAGGGCACCGGCGCGGTGGTCCGGGACACCCGCAAGACCCACCCGGGCCTGCGCGCGCTGCAGAAGTACGCGGTGCGCTGCGGCGGCGGGGCCAACCACCGGATGGCGCTGAGCGACGCGGCGCTGATCAAGGACAACCACGTGATCGCCGCGGGCGGCGTGGCCGAGGCCTTCCTGGCCGTCCGGGCCGCCTACCCGGAGCTGCCGGTGGAGGTCGAGGTGGACACCCTGGAGCAGATCCCGCCGGTGCTGGAGGCCGGGGCGGACCTGATCCTGCTGGACAACTTCACGGTGGAGCAGCTGAAGCAGGCGGTCGAGCTGGTGGCCGGCCGGGCGAAGCTGGAGTCCTCCGGCGGGCTGACCCTGGCCAACGCCCGCGAGGTCGCCGAGACCGGGGTCGACTTCCTGGCGGTCGGTGCCCTGACCCACTCGGCGCCGATCCTGGACATCGGCCTGGACCTGCGCTCCTGA
- a CDS encoding L-aspartate oxidase gives MTHRLAAPAPGWTSTTDVVVVGSGVAGLTAALGARQAGLRVTVVTKAMLDDGSTRWAQGGVAAALGEGDTPEQHLADTLVAGAGVCDEEAVRLLVTEGPGAVRRLIGAGALFDTDAEGEILLTREGGHHRNRIVHAGGDATGAEISRALVEAVRNDPEMELVEHALVLDLLKDAEGRTAGLTLHVMGEGQRDGVGAILAPAVVLATGGIGQVFSATTNPAVSTGDGVALALRAGAAAADLEFVQFHPTVLWLGPEAEGQQPLVSEAVRGEGAHLVDADGVRFMLGQHELAELAPRDVVAKAIIRRMQELGAEHMYLDGRHFGAEMWAERFPTILAACREHGIDPVTGLIPIAPAAHHAAGGVRTDLHGRTSVPGLYACGEVACTGVHGANRLASNSLLEGLVFAERIAADLAARYRAGELAQRQVDVAAARAAATVPLPAPEARAAIQQLMSRGAGVLRSADSMAATRAGLAELAAGAAADAAEQKPADPRVETWEAANLLLVATALVGAAERRTETRGGHWREDFPERDDAHWRHHLITTLDADGLHVTEEH, from the coding sequence GTGACCCACCGACTCGCAGCCCCCGCCCCCGGCTGGACCTCGACCACCGACGTGGTCGTGGTCGGCTCCGGGGTGGCCGGGCTGACCGCCGCGCTCGGAGCCCGCCAGGCCGGGCTGCGGGTGACCGTGGTCACCAAGGCGATGCTCGACGACGGCTCCACCCGCTGGGCCCAGGGCGGCGTGGCCGCCGCGCTGGGCGAGGGCGACACCCCCGAGCAGCACCTGGCCGACACCCTGGTGGCCGGCGCCGGCGTCTGCGACGAGGAGGCCGTGCGCCTGCTGGTCACCGAGGGGCCGGGCGCGGTGCGCCGGCTGATCGGGGCGGGCGCGCTGTTCGACACCGACGCCGAGGGCGAGATCCTGCTGACCCGCGAGGGCGGGCACCACCGCAACCGGATCGTGCACGCGGGCGGCGACGCCACCGGGGCGGAGATATCCCGCGCCCTGGTCGAGGCCGTGCGCAACGACCCGGAGATGGAGCTGGTCGAGCACGCCCTGGTGCTGGACCTGCTGAAGGACGCCGAGGGCCGCACGGCCGGCCTGACCCTGCACGTGATGGGCGAGGGCCAGCGCGACGGGGTGGGCGCGATCCTGGCCCCGGCCGTGGTGCTGGCCACCGGCGGCATCGGCCAGGTGTTCTCCGCGACCACCAACCCGGCGGTCTCCACCGGCGACGGCGTGGCGCTGGCGCTGCGGGCCGGCGCGGCGGCGGCCGACCTGGAGTTCGTCCAGTTCCACCCGACCGTGCTCTGGCTCGGCCCGGAGGCCGAGGGCCAGCAGCCGCTGGTCTCCGAGGCGGTCCGCGGCGAGGGCGCCCACCTGGTCGACGCCGACGGCGTGCGGTTCATGCTCGGGCAGCACGAGCTGGCGGAGCTTGCGCCGCGCGACGTGGTGGCCAAGGCGATCATCCGGCGGATGCAGGAGCTGGGCGCCGAGCACATGTACCTGGACGGGCGGCACTTCGGCGCCGAGATGTGGGCCGAGCGCTTCCCGACCATCCTGGCCGCCTGCCGGGAGCACGGCATCGACCCGGTGACCGGGCTGATCCCGATCGCCCCGGCCGCGCACCACGCCGCCGGCGGCGTCCGCACCGACCTGCACGGCCGCACCTCGGTGCCCGGCCTGTACGCCTGCGGCGAGGTGGCCTGCACCGGGGTGCACGGCGCCAACCGGCTGGCCTCCAACTCGCTGCTGGAGGGCCTGGTCTTCGCCGAGCGGATCGCCGCCGACCTGGCCGCCCGGTACCGGGCCGGCGAGCTGGCGCAGCGTCAGGTCGACGTGGCGGCGGCCCGCGCCGCGGCGACCGTGCCGCTGCCGGCCCCGGAGGCCCGGGCGGCGATCCAGCAGCTGATGTCCCGCGGCGCCGGGGTGCTGCGCTCGGCCGACTCGATGGCCGCCACCCGGGCCGGGCTGGCGGAGCTGGCGGCCGGCGCCGCCGCGGACGCCGCCGAGCAGAAGCCGGCCGACCCCCGGGTGGAGACCTGGGAGGCGGCCAACCTGCTGCTGGTCGCCACCGCGCTGGTCGGCGCGGCCGAGCGGCGCACCGAGACCCGGGGCGGCCACTGGCGCGAGGACTTCCCCGAGCGGGACGACGCCCACTGGCGGCACCACCTGATCACCACCCTGGACGCGGACGGCCTGCACGTCACCGAGGAGCACTGA